In Lacibacter sp. H375, one DNA window encodes the following:
- a CDS encoding RagB/SusD family nutrient uptake outer membrane protein, whose product MKKLLFLISIVAFTSCKKSYLESPSLGSLAAENFWKTESDALLGIHAIYDALQDRIQYSGNLNGFAAAGFPMYDCFGDNVFNATGWLFVGPGNYMLGNVDPNYQLFQTLWGSLYRGIGRANLAIENIQKMPETAITAQKKNQLLAQAYFLRGLFYSHIAVYYVEAPLVLKVQTLEEALVPKNSYQEISDQVVKDLKFAADNLPVSYPAAQYGYATKGAALGILARFYLYNKDYQGVLDATSTLLTLGYSLNGNYAQLFTEAGESSKEIIFAVRFNQDVSSNNELFSATFLTIPRVESAPMKNLVNEYYCTDGKPITTSPLYNPVSPGLNRDPRCGATIYFPGDIFLTDLNRAFTGNTATKFGQRKYVRRAASSTGIAVSSPGGQDFIVLRYADVLLMRAEAFLETNQLLNVYPLINQVRARVSMPSIESVEGSGLSQTALRAIVRRERRVELAIEGLRFFDLKRWGTMQAAFQAVVADAVPGYAPTYRGLKSETFPIPVTELNVNNKLVQNTPWQ is encoded by the coding sequence ATGAAAAAATTACTATTTCTTATTTCAATTGTTGCTTTTACGTCGTGTAAAAAAAGTTATTTGGAGAGCCCATCTCTCGGTAGCCTGGCAGCAGAAAATTTCTGGAAAACGGAAAGTGATGCATTGTTGGGTATACATGCCATTTATGATGCTTTGCAGGATCGCATCCAGTATAGCGGTAACCTAAATGGTTTTGCAGCCGCAGGTTTCCCCATGTATGATTGTTTTGGCGATAATGTTTTTAATGCTACGGGTTGGCTGTTTGTAGGACCGGGTAATTATATGTTGGGCAATGTTGATCCTAATTACCAGTTATTTCAAACGCTGTGGGGATCGCTGTACAGGGGTATTGGCAGGGCAAATCTTGCGATTGAAAACATCCAGAAGATGCCGGAAACTGCAATCACTGCTCAGAAAAAAAATCAACTGCTGGCACAGGCTTATTTTCTAAGAGGGTTGTTTTACTCTCATATAGCTGTGTATTATGTGGAGGCACCACTTGTTTTAAAAGTGCAGACATTAGAAGAGGCGCTTGTGCCAAAAAATTCGTATCAGGAAATTTCAGATCAGGTGGTTAAAGACTTGAAATTTGCTGCAGATAATTTGCCTGTTTCTTATCCTGCTGCACAGTATGGTTATGCTACTAAGGGTGCTGCCCTGGGTATTTTGGCAAGATTTTATTTATACAATAAAGATTACCAGGGTGTGCTGGATGCTACTTCAACTCTTTTGACTTTGGGCTATAGTTTGAATGGAAATTATGCTCAACTGTTTACTGAAGCTGGAGAATCGTCTAAAGAAATAATATTTGCAGTTCGGTTCAACCAGGATGTATCTAGTAATAATGAATTGTTTTCAGCAACTTTTTTAACCATTCCAAGGGTTGAATCTGCGCCAATGAAAAATTTAGTGAATGAATACTATTGTACAGATGGTAAACCCATCACAACTTCTCCTTTGTACAATCCGGTTAGTCCCGGTTTAAACAGAGACCCCCGTTGCGGCGCAACAATCTATTTCCCCGGGGATATTTTTCTTACAGATTTAAACAGGGCCTTTACAGGAAATACTGCAACCAAATTTGGACAACGCAAATATGTTAGAAGAGCTGCTTCTTCCACAGGTATTGCAGTTTCATCACCCGGAGGTCAGGATTTTATTGTACTTCGCTATGCAGATGTTTTATTAATGCGTGCAGAAGCATTTCTTGAAACAAACCAGTTGTTGAATGTATATCCATTAATAAACCAGGTGAGAGCAAGGGTGTCAATGCCTTCAATTGAATCAGTTGAAGGAAGCGGCTTATCGCAAACAGCATTGAGAGCAATTGTAAGACGTGAACGACGTGTGGAATTAGCTATTGAGGGTTTACGGTTTTTTGATTTAAAGAGGTGGGGTACTATGCAGGCCGCTTTTCAGGCAGTAGTTGCAGATGCAGTCCCGGGTTATGCTCCTACTTATCGTGGATTAAAATCTGAAACGTTTCCAATTCCAGTTACTGAGTTGAACGTTAATAATAAACTTGTGCAAAATACCCCGTGGCAATAA
- a CDS encoding glycosyl hydrolase — protein sequence MKTIIINILLLSVVFTACKKTEGDKYNGFQSSNNLTIASGLNMGEQRVTLSPDSIYSDINSGPLFKALPAGFDNNIASFDLPKGYMVVFAENNDGSGESSCYVASKAPIRLNFSPRLRDKVSYIRYIPIDNPSKKGVAFTDSNVVKQFNTSWYYGWSINRPSFGPMNFIPMTWGKGTATVADVNYLVGRKDINHLLSFNEPDNSGQSNIASIDTAIARYRIMMQTGLRLGSPAVEQNNAFVAGKWLPMFMDSAKAKKLRIDYVCLHWYDWGNENSNTGGDTLVAEQVFTRFKAYVERARLTYPDQKLWLTEYNCNPSRNARPNLIKYFMQLSSEWLNTVPYVERYAYFQTRTGAVDANGNLNDLAKFWNSLPSPPVFPVNID from the coding sequence ATGAAAACAATAATTATAAATATTTTATTACTGTCAGTTGTTTTTACAGCCTGTAAAAAAACAGAAGGTGATAAATACAATGGATTTCAGTCAAGCAACAATTTAACGATTGCTTCGGGCTTAAATATGGGAGAACAAAGAGTTACGTTAAGCCCAGATTCTATTTATTCAGATATTAATTCCGGCCCTTTGTTTAAAGCATTGCCTGCCGGTTTTGACAATAACATTGCGTCTTTTGATCTGCCGAAAGGTTATATGGTGGTTTTTGCAGAAAATAATGATGGCTCCGGCGAATCGTCCTGTTATGTAGCATCGAAAGCGCCTATCCGGCTTAATTTCTCGCCAAGGCTGAGAGATAAGGTTTCATATATACGCTATATACCAATCGATAATCCTTCAAAGAAAGGTGTTGCGTTTACAGATAGCAATGTGGTGAAACAATTTAATACTTCATGGTATTATGGCTGGAGTATAAACAGACCATCATTTGGACCAATGAATTTTATACCAATGACATGGGGCAAAGGAACTGCTACGGTGGCTGATGTAAATTATTTGGTGGGTAGAAAAGATATCAATCATTTATTGTCTTTTAATGAACCGGATAATTCCGGCCAGTCAAATATTGCCAGCATCGACACTGCCATTGCCAGGTACAGAATAATGATGCAAACCGGATTGAGATTAGGTTCTCCGGCTGTTGAACAGAATAACGCATTTGTTGCAGGTAAATGGTTGCCCATGTTTATGGATTCTGCAAAAGCTAAAAAACTAAGAATCGATTATGTTTGTTTGCATTGGTACGATTGGGGGAATGAAAACAGCAATACAGGCGGTGATACGCTCGTTGCAGAGCAAGTGTTCACAAGGTTTAAAGCGTATGTTGAAAGAGCCAGGTTAACTTACCCTGATCAAAAATTATGGTTAACAGAGTATAATTGTAATCCAAGCAGAAATGCCCGTCCTAATCTGATAAAATATTTTATGCAGTTATCGTCTGAATGGCTGAATACTGTTCCATACGTAGAGCGGTATGCATATTTTCAAACACGCACAGGTGCTGTAGATGCAAACGGCAACTTGAATGATCTGGCAAAATTCTGGAATAGTTTGCCTTCTCCGCCTGTTTTTCCGGTAAACATTGATTAA
- a CDS encoding ImuA family protein, whose protein sequence is MLKITGIKPAGNFESLPAGLGFLKKHLPQATFPLGAVHEFVSSSNESNAATEGFVSALMGTVIKTNVATVWISSKKTLFPPALKLFGIDPDRIIFIHLHKEKDLLWTMEEALKCNGLSAVVCELQELSFTSSRRFQLAVEQSLVTGFILRVNPRKLTATACVSRWQISSLASEASGMPGVGYPRWNVELLKMRNGKPGSWQVEWNADAFRLHENFAAIEFEQQKKTG, encoded by the coding sequence TTGTTGAAGATTACAGGTATTAAACCTGCAGGCAATTTTGAATCATTGCCTGCAGGTTTGGGCTTTTTAAAGAAACATCTGCCACAGGCAACTTTTCCCCTCGGTGCAGTCCATGAATTTGTGAGTAGCAGTAATGAGAGTAATGCTGCTACCGAAGGCTTTGTGTCGGCATTAATGGGTACAGTAATTAAAACGAATGTGGCAACAGTTTGGATCAGTTCCAAAAAAACATTATTTCCACCCGCATTGAAATTGTTTGGTATTGATCCAGACCGAATCATTTTTATCCACTTGCATAAGGAAAAGGATTTGCTGTGGACAATGGAAGAAGCCTTAAAATGTAATGGACTATCTGCGGTTGTTTGTGAATTGCAGGAGCTGAGTTTTACATCATCACGCAGGTTTCAGTTAGCTGTTGAACAAAGTTTGGTAACAGGATTTATTCTGCGTGTCAATCCACGCAAATTAACAGCAACAGCGTGTGTCAGCCGCTGGCAAATTTCTTCATTAGCAAGTGAAGCAAGTGGTATGCCTGGAGTTGGTTATCCAAGGTGGAATGTGGAGTTATTAAAAATGCGAAATGGGAAACCGGGTTCATGGCAGGTTGAATGGAATGCAGATGCGTTTCGTTTGCATGAGAATTTCGCAGCAATTGAGTTTGAGCAACAAAAGAAAACGGGATGA